One genomic window of Nocardioides daphniae includes the following:
- a CDS encoding GNAT family N-acetyltransferase yields MSENNEAVTVNDAPEANRYEVHVAGELAGFADYRRLDGVIDFLHTEVFEAYAGRGLAKTLAEASLNHVRQEGLGALPHCPLYQRFIQKNPEYVDLVPEASRAEFGLA; encoded by the coding sequence ATGAGCGAGAACAACGAGGCCGTGACCGTCAACGACGCGCCCGAGGCCAACCGCTACGAGGTCCACGTGGCCGGCGAGCTCGCCGGCTTCGCCGACTACCGCAGGCTCGACGGCGTCATCGACTTCCTCCACACCGAGGTCTTCGAGGCGTACGCCGGGCGAGGCCTGGCGAAGACGCTGGCCGAGGCGTCGCTCAACCACGTACGCCAGGAGGGGCTGGGCGCGCTGCCGCACTGCCCGCTCTACCAGCGCTTCATCCAGAAGAACCCCGAGTACGTCGACCTCGTCCCCGAGGCGTCGCGCGCGGAGTTCGGCCTGGCCTGA
- a CDS encoding glutathione peroxidase, which produces MTSLFDFSATAINGTPTEFSSYDGQVLLVVNTASQCGFTPQFTGLQELQDTYADQGFSVLGFPCDQFRHQDPGTDEEIADFCTGHFGVTFPMFSKIDVNGDDAHPIYRWLRQQKGGLLGDKIRWNFTKFLVGRDGQVIKRYAPTTKPEQIAGDIEAALKVNQPS; this is translated from the coding sequence ATGACCTCCCTCTTCGACTTCTCCGCGACGGCGATCAACGGCACGCCGACCGAGTTCTCGTCGTACGACGGCCAGGTGCTGCTCGTCGTCAACACCGCGTCGCAGTGCGGCTTCACGCCGCAGTTCACCGGGCTGCAGGAGCTGCAGGACACCTACGCCGACCAGGGCTTCTCGGTGCTGGGCTTCCCGTGCGACCAGTTCCGCCACCAGGACCCGGGCACCGACGAGGAGATCGCCGACTTCTGCACCGGCCACTTCGGCGTGACCTTCCCGATGTTCTCGAAGATCGACGTCAACGGCGACGACGCGCACCCGATCTACCGGTGGCTGCGCCAGCAGAAGGGTGGCCTGCTGGGCGACAAGATCAGGTGGAACTTCACCAAGTTCCTCGTCGGGCGCGACGGCCAGGTCATCAAGCGCTACGCCCCGACCACCAAGCCCGAGCAGATCGCCGGAGACATCGAGGCGGCGCTCAAGGTCAACCAGCCGAGCTGA
- a CDS encoding alpha/beta fold hydrolase — protein MTTFSVPGAELDTEFSDEHGHPVVQLHGLTSSRYRDRLLDLDLGRGLSGTRLLRYDARGHGRSTGRAVPEDYRWEVLAQDLLALLEHWFPGERVHGVGPSMGCATLLHAAVADPDRFAGLTLLVPPTAWESRRLKSADYLRAADVVERRGIDTFVAAGRLVPRPPATVDAPETVPDVSEALLPTLFRGAALTDLPEPEQVARIDVPVTILAWVDDPAHPLSTAERLAELLPDARLEVARIPADVARWPQVLADDVARHGR, from the coding sequence ATGACGACCTTCAGCGTGCCCGGCGCGGAGCTGGACACCGAGTTCAGCGACGAGCACGGCCACCCTGTCGTCCAGCTCCACGGGTTGACGTCGAGCCGCTACCGCGACCGTCTGCTCGACCTCGACCTCGGTCGCGGGCTCAGTGGCACCCGGCTGCTGCGGTACGACGCGCGCGGCCACGGCCGCTCGACCGGTCGTGCCGTGCCTGAGGACTACCGCTGGGAGGTGCTGGCCCAGGACCTGCTGGCGCTGCTCGAGCACTGGTTCCCGGGGGAACGGGTGCACGGCGTCGGCCCGTCGATGGGCTGCGCGACGCTGCTGCACGCGGCCGTCGCCGACCCCGACCGGTTCGCCGGGCTCACCCTGCTGGTCCCGCCGACGGCGTGGGAGTCGCGCCGCCTCAAGTCGGCCGACTACCTGCGGGCGGCCGATGTGGTCGAGCGGCGCGGCATCGACACCTTCGTCGCCGCCGGACGGCTGGTGCCGCGGCCACCCGCCACCGTCGACGCCCCCGAGACCGTGCCCGACGTCTCCGAGGCGCTGCTGCCCACCCTCTTCCGCGGCGCCGCGCTCACCGACCTCCCGGAGCCGGAGCAGGTCGCGCGCATCGACGTACCGGTCACGATCCTGGCGTGGGTCGACGACCCGGCCCACCCGCTGTCGACGGCGGAGCGGCTCGCCGAGCTGCTGCCCGACGCGCGCCTGGAGGTGGCGCGCATCCCCGCCGACGTGGCGCGCTGGCCGCAGGTGCTGGCCGACGACGTCGCGCGGCACGGGCGCTGA
- a CDS encoding MarR family winged helix-turn-helix transcriptional regulator, with amino-acid sequence MPERWKDSGSLRAVREITRIGARLHHVLSRRTGLSTTDLTALELLSREMMGPAEMARHLDVSTAAATGVVDRLEARGHVERRPIPGDRRRTGVHITDAGRREAWVHLTPMFAALQANDAQFTEAERAVVERYLTGAVAAINTVVEGENAKISGDEPAS; translated from the coding sequence ATGCCGGAACGCTGGAAGGACAGCGGCTCCCTGCGCGCGGTCCGCGAGATCACCCGCATCGGGGCGCGACTGCACCACGTCCTCTCCCGTCGCACGGGGCTCAGCACCACCGACCTGACCGCGCTGGAGCTGCTCTCGCGCGAGATGATGGGGCCGGCCGAGATGGCGCGCCACCTCGACGTCTCCACCGCGGCGGCCACCGGAGTCGTGGACCGCCTTGAGGCACGCGGCCACGTCGAGCGCCGCCCGATCCCCGGTGACCGTCGGCGTACGGGCGTGCACATCACCGACGCCGGCCGCCGCGAGGCCTGGGTGCACCTCACGCCGATGTTCGCGGCGCTGCAGGCCAACGACGCCCAGTTCACCGAGGCCGAGCGCGCCGTCGTCGAGCGCTACCTGACCGGGGCCGTGGCGGCGATCAACACGGTGGTCGAGGGCGAGAACGCGAAGA